One region of bacterium genomic DNA includes:
- the purC gene encoding phosphoribosylaminoimidazolesuccinocarboxamide synthase, protein MAEERVLYEGKAKITYATEDPNVVRLYYKDSATAFDGKKKGTIKDKGPINNAITEVFFKLLEEAGVATHYIDRPSDRDMRVKMLRMIPLEIVVRNVTAGSLSKRMGIPEGTALSSTILEYYYKDDSLGDPMLCESHVHALEICSKENLAKIAKTAFKVNEVLTPFLSQRDIKLIDFKLEFGYDSEGKILLGDEISPDSCRFWDAKTNEKMDKDRFRRDLGQVEDFYAELLRRITS, encoded by the coding sequence ATGGCCGAAGAGCGCGTTCTTTACGAGGGCAAGGCCAAGATAACCTACGCCACCGAAGACCCCAACGTCGTGCGCCTCTACTACAAAGACTCGGCCACCGCCTTCGACGGCAAGAAAAAGGGCACCATCAAGGACAAGGGGCCCATCAACAACGCCATCACCGAGGTGTTCTTCAAGCTCCTGGAAGAGGCCGGCGTGGCCACCCACTACATTGACCGCCCGTCGGATCGTGATATGCGCGTCAAGATGCTGCGCATGATACCCCTGGAGATCGTGGTGCGCAACGTGACCGCGGGCTCGCTCTCGAAAAGGATGGGCATCCCAGAGGGCACCGCCCTTTCGAGCACCATCCTCGAGTACTACTACAAGGACGACTCCCTGGGCGACCCGATGCTGTGCGAGAGCCACGTCCACGCGCTCGAAATCTGCTCCAAGGAAAACCTCGCAAAAATCGCCAAGACGGCGTTCAAGGTCAACGAGGTGCTCACCCCCTTCCTCTCCCAGCGGGACATCAAGCTGATAGACTTCAAGCTCGAGTTCGGCTACGACTCCGAGGGCAAAATCCTCCTGGGGGATGAGATAAGCCCCGACTCCTGCCGCTTCTGGGACGCCAAGACCAACGAGAAGATGGACAAGGACCGCTTCCGGCGAGACCTGGGACAGGTGGAAGATTTCTACGCCGAGCTTCTGCGGCGCATCACCTCGTGA